The proteins below are encoded in one region of Halocatena salina:
- a CDS encoding sulfatase-like hydrolase/transferase, translating to MNDIVLVTADSVRYDHVDEMEFVSSLGSQIGVTAAHYTRPSIAGLLSSSLVSAIESRIAGPTIPNVLSDLGYTCIGLAPTPQTDPAFGFGDGFDEYETFSEGGGDNPLKNRRSWLRESLGRFDSVRRLYRRLVPMEAVLSDIPSDEEVIDMAIERFNEATSPRFLWVHLMESHRPYGTGSQALPKDLDRRAGAAGNEGLLRSVSVTDEEIEEIDGYYRDAIDRVDGEIDRLLTEINADPTFVFTSDHGDELGEEGYFYHQGFRRRVVDTLIEVPVVMDGFDVEPPERFSALDIAPTIVDHAGGDIPEEWHGRRLVDGGSDTMITVAPWHEEATVAIQDGTKKLVAQDADVSLDSDAGRAEASRSDVSPEIEQRLRNLGYTDAG from the coding sequence ATGAACGACATCGTTCTCGTGACCGCCGATTCGGTGCGATACGATCACGTCGACGAGATGGAGTTCGTTTCATCGCTCGGCTCGCAGATCGGGGTGACAGCCGCTCACTACACCCGACCGAGCATTGCAGGACTGCTGTCATCGAGTTTGGTTTCCGCGATCGAGTCACGGATCGCTGGTCCGACGATTCCGAACGTGTTGAGCGATCTGGGATACACTTGTATCGGACTGGCTCCGACGCCACAAACCGATCCAGCTTTCGGCTTCGGCGACGGCTTCGATGAGTACGAGACGTTCAGCGAAGGGGGTGGTGACAACCCACTCAAAAACAGACGGAGCTGGCTCCGGGAGTCGCTCGGGCGGTTCGATTCGGTTCGACGACTGTACCGGCGATTGGTTCCGATGGAAGCCGTACTGTCGGACATCCCGAGCGACGAGGAAGTGATCGACATGGCGATCGAGCGGTTCAACGAGGCCACATCTCCCCGCTTTCTCTGGGTGCATCTGATGGAGAGCCACCGCCCGTACGGAACCGGTTCGCAAGCGCTTCCGAAGGATCTAGACCGGAGAGCCGGCGCAGCGGGCAACGAGGGGCTGCTTCGGTCGGTTTCCGTCACCGACGAGGAGATCGAAGAAATAGACGGATACTATCGGGACGCGATCGATCGGGTCGACGGCGAGATCGATCGGTTGCTTACCGAGATCAACGCCGATCCGACGTTCGTGTTCACGTCCGACCATGGCGACGAACTCGGCGAGGAGGGGTATTTCTACCACCAGGGCTTCCGTCGGCGGGTCGTAGATACGCTGATCGAGGTGCCGGTCGTGATGGACGGGTTCGATGTCGAGCCACCTGAACGGTTCAGCGCGCTCGACATCGCACCGACGATCGTCGACCATGCTGGCGGTGACATTCCCGAGGAGTGGCACGGACGGCGACTTGTAGACGGCGGCTCGGACACGATGATCACGGTCGCCCCGTGGCACGAGGAGGCAACGGTTGCCATCCAGGACGGCACCAAGAAGCTGGTTGCCCAAGACGCGGACGTCTCCCTCGATAGCGACGCGGGACGGGCAGAAGCGAGTCGATCGGACGTGTCTCCCGAAATCGAGCAGCGTTTACGGAATCTCGGCTACACGGACGCCGGGTGA
- a CDS encoding bile acid:sodium symporter family protein has protein sequence MRWHASLRSVGTFTSKYFVVWVVIAVPIALYSPQTFTPIAAYITPLLGIIMLGMGLTLTPADFRRIGERPRDVFVGAMGQWLLMPVFAVVLVGVLGLPEEVGLGLLLLGVAPGGTASNVMTYLGKGDVALSVTITSVTTIAAPLVMPTWIVVLANESVSVTFGQMAGSIVQIVLLPVVAGVFLRIVLDRYAPTAASIGLSIFPAISVLTIVGIVAAIVAVNTGTIRSAGSMVFLAVVLHNALGLAGGYVVGHTSGMDEDRARACAFEVGLQNSGLAVALAGEFFASPAVALIPALFSVWHNVSGPALATLFVRLDDDSSVDEAITPSD, from the coding sequence ATGCGGTGGCATGCTTCGCTCCGATCGGTTGGTACGTTCACGAGTAAATACTTCGTCGTCTGGGTGGTGATCGCCGTTCCTATCGCGCTGTATTCGCCCCAGACGTTCACACCGATCGCGGCGTACATCACGCCGCTTTTGGGGATCATCATGCTCGGGATGGGACTGACGCTGACACCCGCGGATTTCCGGCGGATCGGAGAGCGACCGCGGGACGTGTTCGTGGGCGCGATGGGCCAGTGGCTCTTGATGCCGGTGTTCGCGGTCGTTCTCGTCGGAGTACTCGGGTTGCCGGAGGAAGTGGGGTTGGGGCTGCTCCTCCTCGGTGTAGCTCCGGGGGGAACCGCCTCGAACGTGATGACGTATCTCGGCAAGGGTGATGTCGCACTCTCGGTAACGATCACCTCGGTGACGACGATCGCTGCGCCGCTCGTGATGCCGACGTGGATCGTGGTGCTCGCAAACGAGTCTGTTTCTGTCACGTTCGGACAGATGGCCGGTTCGATCGTCCAGATCGTCCTACTTCCGGTCGTCGCGGGGGTGTTTCTGCGCATTGTACTCGACAGATACGCCCCGACTGCTGCCTCGATCGGGCTTTCGATCTTCCCAGCGATCAGCGTGCTCACGATCGTCGGTATCGTCGCGGCCATCGTGGCGGTCAACACGGGGACGATCCGTAGCGCCGGAAGTATGGTGTTTCTCGCGGTCGTTTTACACAACGCGCTCGGTTTGGCTGGCGGCTATGTCGTCGGACACACATCCGGAATGGATGAGGATCGGGCGCGAGCGTGTGCGTTCGAAGTCGGTCTCCAAAACAGCGGACTGGCTGTGGCGCTCGCGGGCGAGTTCTTCGCTTCGCCCGCTGTCGCCCTGATCCCGGCGCTGTTTAGCGTCTGGCACAACGTCTCTGGGCCGGCGCTCGCAACGCTGTTCGTGCGGCTCGACGACGACTCATCCGTCGACGAAGCCATAACGCCCAGCGACTAA
- a CDS encoding DUF2178 domain-containing protein, which produces MNACISGGIVAYLAGVLSGYVTLGTIIYWAGFLGMVGIWRGTSIELYDEREQQIDREAAGLTLWVFSFVLVLGGPALFALETVGSYDMPPELWGAFYAYCVVYLVFGAIYTVHRKRS; this is translated from the coding sequence ATGAACGCTTGCATCAGCGGGGGGATAGTCGCGTATCTCGCTGGGGTGCTGTCGGGATACGTCACCCTCGGGACGATCATCTACTGGGCAGGCTTTCTGGGGATGGTCGGGATTTGGAGAGGGACTTCGATCGAGCTGTACGACGAGCGCGAGCAACAGATCGACCGCGAAGCCGCTGGATTGACGCTCTGGGTGTTTTCGTTCGTGCTCGTTCTCGGTGGCCCCGCGCTGTTCGCGCTCGAAACAGTCGGCTCCTATGATATGCCGCCGGAGTTGTGGGGTGCGTTCTACGCGTACTGTGTGGTGTATCTGGTCTTTGGTGCGATCTACACCGTGCATCGGAAGCGATCATGA
- a CDS encoding DUF2304 family protein: protein METSGLDSLKLTAAFIVLAGGVLLWGFERYRTNFSKSEFLVSVVLAVGIFAIGLFPDLFEAFGEILAIDRRPFAISLITNVTLVGLVLVLFARTRNNQQSVATLTRNLAIDQATTDDAESASVYVVIPAYNEAESIRSVVESLPDAIGGYVLQPLVVSDGSTDATVDTARSTNAIVVDHPINQGQGGALRTGFSIAEQHSANIVVTMDADGQHPVEELPRLVEPIIDDEADYVVGSRYTGVDESNNSATRRLGIRVFTALINVMTKADITDCTNGYRAIRATQLDKMTLSEERFSAPELLIEARKNGLRIKEIPITIAQRAAGETKKPKLGYAFGLTRTIFVTWLR from the coding sequence ATGGAGACCTCCGGGTTGGACAGTCTCAAACTGACGGCCGCCTTCATCGTGCTTGCTGGAGGTGTGTTACTGTGGGGTTTCGAGCGATACCGCACGAATTTCTCGAAATCGGAGTTTCTCGTCTCAGTTGTCCTTGCAGTGGGTATCTTCGCCATCGGGCTGTTTCCGGATCTGTTCGAGGCCTTCGGAGAGATCCTCGCGATCGACCGTCGGCCGTTTGCGATCTCGTTGATCACGAACGTCACGCTGGTCGGTCTGGTGTTGGTGTTGTTCGCGCGAACGCGGAACAACCAGCAGTCGGTGGCGACGCTTACACGAAACTTGGCGATCGATCAAGCGACCACAGACGACGCCGAATCAGCGTCGGTGTACGTCGTGATCCCTGCCTACAACGAGGCTGAGAGCATCCGGAGCGTCGTGGAGTCGCTGCCGGACGCGATCGGTGGGTATGTGCTGCAACCGCTCGTCGTTTCGGACGGGTCGACCGACGCGACCGTCGACACCGCTCGCTCAACGAACGCCATCGTCGTGGATCATCCGATCAATCAAGGACAGGGTGGCGCGCTTAGAACCGGTTTTTCGATCGCTGAACAGCACAGCGCTAACATCGTCGTCACGATGGACGCCGATGGGCAACACCCCGTCGAAGAACTTCCGCGACTGGTCGAACCGATCATCGACGATGAAGCCGATTACGTCGTCGGATCCCGGTACACGGGAGTGGACGAATCCAACAACAGCGCCACTCGACGGCTCGGAATTCGGGTGTTCACAGCACTCATAAACGTGATGACGAAGGCGGATATCACGGACTGTACCAACGGATACCGAGCGATTCGAGCCACGCAGCTCGATAAAATGACTCTCTCGGAGGAACGGTTCAGTGCGCCGGAGCTGCTAATCGAAGCCCGCAAAAACGGTCTCCGAATCAAGGAGATCCCCATCACCATCGCACAGCGAGCGGCCGGCGAAACGAAAAAGCCCAAACTCGGGTACGCGTTCGGTCTCACCCGAACGATCTTCGTCACCTGGCTCCGGTGA
- a CDS encoding S8 family peptidase, with protein MTNTDIDDISSKRGRRDFLRSMSGLGLFSSIGRQFDVGIDSLIPVNIGYRDSGGYNAATEIADEVIRTFGFNAATMTIPQRLLTEQGIDSILTDQPIRYLELDRPMVAHQQYTPWGIDRVGAKQAHTGRISGRNIDIAILDSGIDETHPDLQENVGAGKSFLNTVGLLSGSEQSNGTSIFEGVRSAFEAPHGLLDARSRARDRSEEFSSNAPEWHDAVGHGTHIAGIAGAIDNSDGVVGVCPDATLHAIKVLSSSGVGSASDIAAGIDHVTNQGWEVANLSLGSSYDSKLVQDACSYAVEQGTLLVAATGNIGPCTDCVRYPAAYPSVVGVGATTPDDTLASFSATGPETDLVAPGQNIRSTYTTDIRPYETLSGTSMAAPHVAAAGGLLMAEGYENTTAADRLIETTEDIGLSENDGGTGLLDIPAALGL; from the coding sequence ATGACGAACACAGATATAGACGACATCAGTTCGAAACGAGGACGACGCGATTTCCTTCGATCGATGAGCGGGCTGGGTTTGTTCAGTTCGATCGGTCGGCAGTTCGATGTGGGTATCGATAGTCTCATCCCAGTAAACATCGGCTACCGCGATAGCGGTGGATACAACGCTGCGACGGAGATCGCAGACGAGGTAATTCGAACCTTCGGGTTCAACGCGGCGACGATGACGATTCCCCAACGACTCTTGACGGAGCAGGGAATCGATAGCATCCTAACCGATCAGCCGATTCGATACCTCGAACTGGATAGACCGATGGTTGCCCACCAACAGTACACGCCGTGGGGCATCGATCGAGTCGGTGCCAAGCAGGCTCATACTGGGAGAATCAGCGGTCGGAACATCGATATCGCAATCCTGGACAGCGGGATCGACGAGACGCATCCTGATCTTCAAGAGAACGTCGGTGCTGGAAAGTCGTTTCTCAACACCGTTGGATTGTTGTCAGGAAGTGAACAGTCGAACGGCACGTCCATTTTCGAGGGCGTTCGGTCGGCGTTCGAAGCACCTCACGGGTTGCTCGACGCCCGATCGAGAGCTCGAGACCGATCGGAGGAGTTCAGTTCTAACGCTCCCGAGTGGCACGACGCCGTCGGTCACGGCACTCACATCGCAGGGATTGCTGGAGCGATCGACAACTCGGATGGAGTCGTTGGTGTCTGTCCCGACGCGACGTTACACGCCATCAAGGTCTTGAGTTCTTCCGGTGTTGGGTCGGCCTCCGACATCGCGGCTGGCATCGACCACGTCACAAACCAGGGATGGGAGGTCGCAAACCTGAGCCTCGGCTCTTCGTACGATTCGAAGCTGGTTCAGGACGCGTGCTCGTATGCGGTCGAACAGGGCACACTCCTCGTCGCAGCGACGGGGAACATCGGGCCATGTACGGACTGTGTGCGCTATCCCGCCGCGTATCCCAGCGTTGTCGGTGTCGGAGCAACCACCCCCGACGACACGCTCGCGTCTTTCTCGGCGACCGGACCCGAGACCGATCTCGTCGCACCCGGCCAGAACATCAGATCGACGTACACCACCGATATTCGTCCCTACGAAACGCTGTCTGGCACGTCGATGGCAGCGCCACACGTCGCGGCAGCCGGTGGACTCCTCATGGCGGAGGGGTATGAGAACACGACTGCAGCCGATCGCCTCATAGAAACGACAGAGGATATCGGTCTCTCCGAAAACGACGGCGGAACCGGCCTGCTCGATATCCCCGCCGCACTCGGGCTGTGA
- a CDS encoding polysaccharide deacetylase family protein — MDRPNAVLSVDMEWFSHIPAYRNARGSMTENDVGRSGVELLLELFGNADATSTFFVVAKIAERHPELLSRILESGHEIGSHTYDHVHLTEVDENDRHEQLQASRETLEDATGASVTGFRAPSFDIAEDHFETLDVTGYDYDSSIVPCRSIPGWYGGTHTVQRPVPADQAVDGASSSITELPVAVMPGLRLPLTGTWLRFFGVRYVLWGMRLLSHRGITPILYVHPWELVDLPAVDGVPRRVYWRTGAWMRRAITRILNSRFAFVPMRSLTETD, encoded by the coding sequence ATGGATCGCCCGAATGCTGTACTTTCGGTGGATATGGAGTGGTTCTCTCACATTCCGGCGTACCGCAACGCCCGTGGATCGATGACGGAAAACGATGTGGGTCGCTCAGGAGTAGAACTGCTGTTGGAACTGTTCGGGAACGCGGACGCCACCTCGACGTTTTTCGTCGTTGCGAAGATCGCAGAGCGCCACCCCGAACTCCTCTCGCGCATCCTCGAATCCGGACACGAGATCGGCTCACACACGTACGATCACGTTCATCTCACAGAGGTAGACGAAAACGACCGTCACGAGCAACTCCAAGCATCACGAGAAACGCTCGAAGACGCGACGGGCGCGTCGGTCACGGGGTTCCGCGCGCCGTCGTTCGACATCGCAGAGGACCATTTCGAGACACTCGATGTGACTGGTTACGACTATGATTCGAGCATCGTGCCGTGTCGGTCGATCCCCGGGTGGTACGGTGGCACACACACCGTTCAGAGACCCGTTCCGGCCGACCAGGCTGTGGACGGCGCATCATCGTCGATCACGGAGCTACCGGTCGCTGTCATGCCCGGACTCCGGTTACCGCTGACTGGAACGTGGCTCCGATTTTTCGGTGTCAGATACGTACTGTGGGGAATGCGGCTTCTCTCCCATCGGGGAATCACCCCGATCCTCTACGTCCATCCGTGGGAGCTGGTGGATCTGCCTGCCGTCGATGGCGTCCCCCGGCGCGTTTACTGGCGCACCGGGGCGTGGATGCGACGGGCGATCACGAGAATCCTCAACTCGCGCTTTGCGTTCGTGCCGATGCGGTCGCTCACGGAGACTGACTGA
- a CDS encoding prenyltransferase/squalene oxidase repeat-containing protein, which produces MSRRLLLKVAGSAGFTAIGQANAHPFRRTDDANPATDPESPSKTAAIEWLTGALWRQTGLSTEFPGQVVFPKYSHIALKAIQAIDSRIALEDGPARAAARLQDQSSGGFFRQHGDFLGPWTTATYHALALARQSAVSVDETAAVEFLLDHQTDAGGFAPRSGFAGGSIVSTLEATHKSIVALTEQDAVSQSVREQVLTFLNDTQHSTGGWPSVRRQDAPTVEGTYHAVITLSVLGELTPATTRAVTRFLRTVQRPAGGFRNTLESVDCSSLICRFDPAATTRSTAQALVTLSWLDRLSRFSEDVHADWLADRQLQNPTDERLYGGFETAPDRSPAVTNYLPNTAFAAIALDAVGALGRIDRSATEQFLTACQHPGTKGFGPWPSSLSSLVDTEAAIRALDLLDERGRVPRDALVATLANGQRDDGALTHPDRSAESTVEQTALAVLALDRLDRLDAVDHAAAATFIIDHQHERGGFTNTAGTDTTTGSPSPQTTWLAVRALAAAEKLSRIDLAGVGTYLADQQADRGHVSESSPDTMSAVCETRYALETLAHIDRFDDIDRKQAIAYLRSRQQEDEYTNRAEARHVVAGLAVAGAVDSIDHQSTRRLLGARQTTAGGFADREFYTGETAMQRHAGTIEALTLLDGFTEPS; this is translated from the coding sequence GTGTCGCGCCGTCTGCTCTTGAAGGTAGCGGGATCAGCCGGTTTCACGGCGATCGGACAAGCGAACGCTCATCCATTCCGTCGAACGGATGATGCGAACCCAGCGACTGATCCCGAGTCACCCTCAAAGACGGCTGCGATCGAATGGCTCACGGGAGCGTTGTGGCGACAGACGGGGCTTTCGACGGAGTTCCCCGGACAGGTCGTCTTTCCGAAATACTCTCACATTGCCCTCAAAGCGATCCAAGCGATCGATTCCCGGATAGCCCTCGAAGACGGGCCAGCGCGCGCAGCTGCCCGCCTTCAAGACCAGTCGAGTGGAGGATTTTTTCGCCAACACGGGGATTTTTTGGGACCGTGGACCACTGCCACATACCACGCTCTCGCGTTGGCCCGGCAGTCCGCTGTCTCCGTGGATGAGACTGCTGCCGTCGAGTTTCTTCTCGATCACCAGACCGATGCGGGAGGGTTCGCTCCCCGGTCCGGTTTTGCGGGTGGATCGATCGTCAGCACGCTTGAAGCTACCCACAAGTCAATAGTCGCGCTCACCGAGCAGGACGCGGTATCACAGTCGGTCCGCGAGCAGGTATTAACGTTTCTCAATGACACCCAGCACTCGACTGGTGGATGGCCGTCCGTTCGACGGCAGGACGCCCCAACCGTCGAAGGAACATATCATGCTGTCATCACATTATCGGTGTTGGGAGAGTTAACTCCTGCTACGACTCGGGCGGTGACGAGATTCCTGCGCACGGTACAACGACCCGCAGGGGGGTTCCGAAACACCCTCGAATCTGTAGACTGTTCGTCCTTGATCTGTCGATTCGATCCGGCGGCAACGACGCGATCCACCGCACAAGCACTCGTTACACTCTCGTGGCTTGATCGGTTGTCCCGGTTCTCAGAGGACGTGCACGCAGACTGGCTCGCCGATCGACAGCTTCAGAATCCGACGGACGAACGGCTGTACGGCGGGTTCGAAACGGCACCGGACCGGTCTCCGGCAGTGACGAACTATCTGCCCAACACGGCGTTTGCAGCGATCGCACTCGATGCGGTCGGCGCGCTCGGACGGATCGATCGGTCGGCCACAGAACAGTTCCTCACAGCCTGTCAACACCCGGGAACGAAGGGGTTCGGTCCGTGGCCGAGCAGTCTGTCGTCGTTGGTAGATACGGAGGCAGCGATTCGTGCGCTCGATCTGCTCGATGAACGAGGCCGGGTGCCACGGGACGCTCTCGTGGCCACCCTCGCCAACGGACAGCGCGACGACGGTGCGCTCACCCATCCTGATCGGTCCGCTGAGTCGACTGTCGAACAGACCGCTCTCGCAGTGCTCGCACTCGATCGCCTCGACCGACTCGATGCCGTCGATCACGCGGCGGCAGCCACGTTCATCATCGATCACCAACACGAACGTGGCGGGTTCACCAACACGGCTGGAACCGACACCACGACTGGTTCGCCCTCCCCGCAGACGACATGGCTCGCGGTCCGTGCGCTCGCCGCCGCCGAAAAGCTGTCCCGTATCGATCTCGCTGGCGTCGGGACGTATCTCGCCGATCAGCAGGCAGACCGAGGACACGTCTCCGAGTCATCACCCGACACGATGAGCGCGGTGTGTGAGACACGATACGCCCTCGAAACGCTCGCTCACATCGATCGATTCGACGACATCGATAGAAAGCAGGCGATCGCCTATCTCAGAAGCCGACAGCAGGAGGATGAGTACACCAACAGAGCCGAAGCACGGCACGTAGTGGCCGGATTGGCTGTGGCCGGTGCGGTCGACTCGATCGATCATCAGTCCACCCGTCGCCTCCTCGGCGCACGACAGACCACTGCCGGCGGATTCGCCGACCGCGAGTTCTACACCGGTGAAACGGCCATGCAACGCCACGCCGGAACGATCGAAGCGCTCACCCTGCTCGATGGATTCACGGAGCCGTCTTGA
- a CDS encoding ArnT family glycosyltransferase has protein sequence MDLRLVVRLVGHTKRRVIRDVRTDPYLRYVFVIPVVVFGFWFWHLIPNFATHDELTRLIDVMPAIGGLASDSGFEAVQDGVTQGRIYGATFYLNAIALLPAALFAAVTDQLALFEPFYRPDTATNVWTTDTDLWLLWHSTPRWVWTSSLVIIRLFSVGFALGCVYLVYRIATQIRDRTTGRLAALILSLTFGFVVMAHEGGEDVPSVFLLLLIIYLALRYVETGEDWYFYGGCGVGGMAMAFKLTAGIGVILLATAHLLRARKVESEWIRALLRPRFLVGGALIGLGAIVVGYPSVLLSGPEALLDRITRGTTHKATIPGGRDVPSWWWIVRSYLNGFGVVLFLAVIGSVAAILPQLRTRSDRTDGLVLLVVAVVSCLGLLSWWRYIRMHHLLPTIPPLVILVSIVVQQLRERTQTVARAVVVVLLVSSALYTGYGTLGYADQPRAEATDWLATNAPEDATIELYQIHPQVAAVPHGMNMSHYTHRADGELTRTEKTYSEWMQNMPDRCPEYIELTREDLLRLAPPDLNGRANFYADHHREIEYVRSLVTDPNDSYEVAAEFGQRPRFLDRNRSQSPLPELLRVGVIPRTVQYGDEQDLGPEQYTLILERTSPCP, from the coding sequence ATGGATCTGCGGTTAGTCGTGCGTTTGGTGGGTCATACGAAGCGACGCGTGATACGGGACGTCAGGACGGATCCGTATCTCCGGTACGTATTCGTGATCCCGGTCGTGGTATTCGGGTTTTGGTTTTGGCATCTGATTCCGAATTTCGCGACCCACGACGAGCTCACACGGCTCATTGACGTGATGCCAGCGATCGGAGGGCTCGCCAGTGATTCCGGGTTCGAAGCGGTCCAAGACGGGGTGACTCAGGGCCGAATATACGGTGCGACGTTTTATCTGAACGCGATCGCGCTCCTTCCAGCAGCGTTGTTCGCAGCCGTTACAGACCAGCTAGCACTGTTCGAACCGTTTTACCGCCCGGATACGGCGACGAACGTCTGGACGACCGATACGGATCTATGGTTGCTCTGGCACAGCACACCGCGGTGGGTGTGGACATCTAGTCTAGTGATCATCCGGCTGTTTTCGGTCGGGTTCGCCCTCGGGTGTGTGTATCTTGTCTATCGGATCGCAACCCAGATCCGCGATCGGACGACCGGACGGCTGGCTGCCCTCATTCTGTCGCTCACGTTCGGCTTCGTCGTGATGGCCCATGAGGGGGGCGAAGACGTCCCATCGGTGTTTTTGTTGTTGCTCATCATTTATCTCGCGCTCCGATACGTAGAAACGGGTGAAGACTGGTATTTCTACGGTGGCTGTGGCGTCGGTGGGATGGCCATGGCGTTCAAGCTCACGGCGGGCATCGGTGTCATACTGCTCGCAACGGCACATCTCCTCCGCGCCCGAAAGGTCGAGTCGGAGTGGATCCGGGCGCTGCTCCGTCCCCGATTTCTGGTGGGTGGGGCGCTCATCGGACTAGGGGCGATCGTCGTCGGATATCCCTCCGTGTTGCTGTCGGGACCGGAGGCACTCCTCGATCGGATTACGCGGGGAACGACACACAAAGCGACGATCCCGGGCGGACGGGATGTGCCATCGTGGTGGTGGATAGTTCGGAGCTATCTCAACGGCTTTGGGGTTGTGCTCTTTCTCGCCGTGATCGGGAGCGTGGCAGCGATCCTTCCCCAGTTACGAACCCGGTCCGACAGGACTGACGGGCTAGTGCTGTTGGTCGTGGCTGTCGTCAGCTGTCTCGGGCTGCTCTCGTGGTGGCGGTACATCCGGATGCATCATCTTCTTCCGACGATCCCACCGCTCGTGATTCTCGTCTCGATCGTGGTACAACAGCTCCGCGAACGCACACAGACGGTAGCGCGCGCTGTCGTTGTCGTATTGCTCGTATCGAGCGCGCTGTACACCGGCTACGGAACTCTCGGATATGCCGACCAGCCGAGGGCGGAGGCTACTGACTGGTTGGCTACCAACGCTCCCGAAGACGCGACGATCGAACTGTACCAGATCCATCCACAAGTCGCAGCGGTCCCACACGGGATGAACATGAGCCACTACACTCACAGAGCCGACGGAGAGCTCACCCGAACCGAAAAAACGTACAGCGAGTGGATGCAGAACATGCCAGATCGCTGTCCCGAGTACATCGAGCTCACGCGCGAGGATCTGCTTCGGCTCGCCCCACCGGATCTGAACGGACGAGCAAACTTCTATGCGGACCATCACCGCGAAATCGAGTACGTTCGTTCGCTCGTGACCGATCCGAACGACAGCTACGAAGTGGCTGCCGAGTTCGGACAGCGACCCCGATTTCTCGATCGAAATCGGTCCCAGTCACCTCTCCCAGAACTGCTTCGTGTCGGGGTGATCCCTCGTACGGTACAGTACGGCGACGAACAGGATCTCGGTCCCGAGCAGTACACACTCATCCTAGAACGAACTAGCCCCTGTCCATAA
- a CDS encoding helix-turn-helix transcriptional regulator, with the protein MNNELSEYRADAGLSQADLAERVGVSRQTINAIERERYDPSLELAFELSDHFDCLIEDLFDPEPEKMDD; encoded by the coding sequence ATGAACAACGAACTCAGTGAGTACCGGGCAGACGCCGGTTTGAGTCAAGCCGATCTCGCAGAGCGCGTCGGTGTCTCTCGTCAGACGATCAACGCCATCGAGCGCGAACGGTACGATCCCTCACTCGAACTCGCGTTCGAGCTGTCCGATCATTTTGACTGCCTGATAGAGGATCTCTTCGATCCGGAACCGGAGAAAATGGATGACTGA
- a CDS encoding CPBP family intramembrane glutamic endopeptidase: MTETTRNTHPLPKLALGVVVGWIALELLLRRGVVSVVVSSVGFGFTADWTILLLGFPAMAAVLSAVTLRAGRDSSRWGYEWSLRAVVAGLLGVVVAIGLMIITSQIDAVLFGLEETTATFGTAVTEVLRRTPPLAVVFLLGNGVAVPIAEEQVWRAVVQSEFVASWGAVVGILLTAVLFALKHVVVDGSVVRLTTLVGLGLVLGLLRHRYGTVSSVVTHIGMNLYSTAAIVLIALA; this comes from the coding sequence ATGACTGAGACCACACGTAATACGCACCCCCTGCCGAAACTCGCCCTCGGCGTCGTTGTCGGATGGATCGCTTTGGAACTACTGTTGCGCCGCGGCGTCGTTTCCGTGGTGGTTTCCTCGGTCGGTTTCGGCTTCACGGCCGATTGGACCATCCTTCTCCTCGGATTCCCAGCGATGGCCGCCGTGCTGTCGGCGGTCACACTCCGAGCCGGCCGCGACTCAAGTCGATGGGGATACGAGTGGTCGCTTCGGGCGGTCGTCGCTGGTTTGCTGGGCGTCGTCGTCGCCATCGGTCTCATGATAATAACCAGCCAGATCGACGCCGTCCTGTTCGGATTGGAAGAAACTACTGCTACCTTTGGTACTGCGGTCACCGAAGTGCTCCGGAGAACACCACCGCTAGCCGTGGTGTTTCTTCTCGGGAACGGCGTGGCCGTCCCGATCGCTGAAGAACAGGTGTGGCGTGCCGTCGTCCAGTCCGAATTCGTTGCCAGTTGGGGAGCGGTGGTCGGCATACTGCTCACGGCGGTTCTCTTCGCGTTGAAACATGTCGTGGTTGATGGATCGGTCGTGCGCCTCACGACACTTGTCGGGCTGGGTCTCGTGCTCGGACTCCTCCGCCACCGGTATGGAACCGTCAGCAGTGTCGTCACACACATCGGAATGAACCTCTACAGCACCGCGGCGATCGTGCTGATCGCGCTGGCATAG